A genomic region of Caldicellulosiruptor acetigenus contains the following coding sequences:
- a CDS encoding anaerobic ribonucleoside-triphosphate reductase activating protein — MLVDFMKISTVDYPKKIAATCFFGGCNFSCPFCYNSQLVNFKGSFMDDSIFFEYLDKRKGIVDAVCITGGEPTLNEEYLTEFIKKIKNRSLLVKLDTNGSRSEVLKRLLDAGLLDYVAMDVKAPLEKYPQITGFSDVDKIKKSVEILKNSNIDYEFRTTVNKNLHTVEDILNIARLLKDSRLYVIKPYKYTPEVLDEKISGNKDLEMEYLQEIYNRAKQEGIDNIKIGGKV, encoded by the coding sequence ATGCTTGTTGATTTTATGAAAATATCAACCGTTGACTATCCAAAAAAAATTGCAGCTACTTGTTTTTTCGGTGGCTGCAATTTTTCGTGCCCTTTTTGCTACAACTCACAGCTTGTAAACTTCAAGGGTAGCTTCATGGATGATAGCATCTTTTTTGAATATTTAGACAAAAGAAAAGGCATAGTTGACGCTGTCTGCATTACAGGCGGAGAGCCAACTTTGAATGAAGAGTATTTAACTGAGTTTATAAAGAAAATAAAAAATCGTTCATTACTTGTTAAACTTGACACAAATGGCTCAAGATCAGAGGTTTTAAAAAGGCTTTTAGATGCTGGTCTTCTTGACTATGTCGCAATGGATGTAAAAGCCCCGCTTGAAAAGTACCCCCAGATCACAGGTTTTTCTGACGTTGATAAAATCAAAAAATCAGTAGAGATATTGAAAAATTCAAATATTGATTATGAATTTAGAACAACAGTGAACAAGAACCTTCATACAGTTGAGGATATATTAAATATTGCAAGGCTTTTAAAAGATAGCAGACTTTATGTCATAAAACCTTATAAATACACACCTGAAGTTTTAGATGAAAAAATAAGCGGAAATAAGGATTTGGAGATGGAATACTTGCAGGAGATCTACAATCGTGCAAAACAGGAAGGTATCGACAATATCAAAATTGGTGGCAAAGTCTAA